One window of Nymphaea colorata isolate Beijing-Zhang1983 chromosome 11, ASM883128v2, whole genome shotgun sequence genomic DNA carries:
- the LOC116264305 gene encoding bet1-like SNARE 1-1, with amino-acid sequence MAGGSSAAEGSIVNPFSSGTRLRDLRGGRNALFDGIEEGGIRASSSYSNEISEFDNDRAMDGLQDRISILKRLTGDIHEEVESHNRALDRMGNDMDASRGILSGTMDRFKMVFETKSSRRMATLVASFVALFLLIYYLTK; translated from the exons atggcaGGAGGATCTTCTGCAGCAGAGGGTTCCATCGtcaatccattttcttctggcACCCGACTACG AGACCTCCGAGGAGGCCGCAATGCTTTGTTTGATGGAATTGAAGAGGGTGGTATTAGGGCTTCCTCTTCTTACAGCAATGAAATATCTGAATTTGACAATGATAGAGCAATGGATGGACTTCAGGACAGGATCAGCATTCTGAAAAGA TTGACTGGAGATATCCATGAGGAGGTTGAGAGTCACAACCGTGCACTTGACAGGATG GGAAATGATATGGATGCATCCAGAGGAATCTTATCCGGCACCATGGATCGGTTCAAGATG GTGTTTGAGACAAAGTCTAGCAGGAGAATGGCCACACTGGTTGCATCTTTTGTTGCATTGTTCCTACTCATATATTACCTGACCAAGTAG